A single window of Vigna radiata var. radiata cultivar VC1973A chromosome 4, Vradiata_ver6, whole genome shotgun sequence DNA harbors:
- the LOC106759054 gene encoding voltage-gated hydrogen channel 1, giving the protein MKTSETKETKFSMQILDSSVQSLVKSWKRRQRWLLLFNTSTEQGLNSRASWRIHLANFLDSTWLHVFTILLLIADLVITTLELSSSLVWCERRISSVAEECFHWIGIGILSFLVAKTMGLLVGLGCSFFQHVGYVVDGIVVIGAIILEGFVVGRGGGFLVVVSLWRFIRVVESVFQLSDEAIEAQIAGIISQFEALREENIRLLEAIYEKEKIIQMLKQDLDICRDESP; this is encoded by the coding sequence ATGAAAACCTCAGAAACCAAGGAAACAAAATTTTCCATGCAAATACTAGATTCATCAGTCCAAAGCTTAGTGAAATCATGGAAGAGAAGGCAAAGATGGTTGCTTCTGTTCAACACATCTACCGAACAAGGTTTGAATAGCAGAGCATCATGGCGCATCCATTTGGCCAATTTCCTTGATTCAACATGGCTTCACGTCTTCACAATCTTACTGCTTATTGCAGACCTCGTTATCACAACCCTTGAGCTATCTTCATCTCTGGTTTGGTGTGAGAGACGCATAAGCAGCGTAGCAGAAGAATGTTTCCATTGGATTGGAATTGGTATTCTGAGTTTTCTTGTGGCGAAGACAATGGGTTTACTGGTGGGGTTGGGTTGTTCGTTTTTCCAGCATGTGGGGTATGTTGTTGATGGGATTGTGGTGATCGGAGCTATAATTTTGGAAGGGTTTGTGGTGGGAAGAGGGGGTGGTTTTTTGGTTGTGGTGAGTTTGTGGCGTTTCATTAGAGTGGTAGAGAGTGTGTTTCAGCTCAGTGATGAAGCCATTGAAGCTCAAATTGCAGGAATTATTTCCCAGTTTGAAGCTCTCAGAGAAGAAAATATTAGGCTCTTAGAAGCAATATATGAGAAGGAGAAGATCATACAAATGTTGAAGCAAGATTTAGATATCTGTAGGGATGAAAGCCCttaa
- the LOC106759007 gene encoding adenine/guanine permease AZG1 → MAQLQLPLPSQTPTRQLTSRLNLAVAQSFVGKRFKLQERGSTFTTELRAGTATFLTMAYILAVNATIIADSGGTCSVSDCTPHCSHAKIPLAQCPTNLLIQPDSSCKYPPVNPGYAACVERTRRDLIVATVISSLVGSTIMGVFANLPLALAPGMGANAYFAYSVVGYHGSGSIPYRTALTAIFLEGLIFLLISAVGFRTKLAKLVPKPVRVSSSAGIGLFLAFIGLQSNEGIGLVGFSPSTLITLGACPKDKLTALAPVTTINGTVSLIPGGNVSDKILCSGSRMESPTLWLGLVGFVIIAYCLMKNIKGAMIYGIVFVTVISWFRNTPVTVFPNTEFGDEGYNYFKKVVDVHVIKSTAGALSFAHMGKGAFWEALFTFLYVDILDTTGTLYSMARFAGFLDMNGDFEGQYFAFMSDASSIVVGSLLGTSPVTAFIESSTGIREGGRTGLTAITVAGYFFLAFFFTPLLASIPAWAVGPPLILVGVMMMKCVTEIDWEDMREAIPAFVTILMMPLTYSIAYGLIGGIGTYVVLHAWEWGEKLMRECVSKGKKKNFKDASSNLNVNAMTNTNARVVDHHELEHDKAIQV, encoded by the coding sequence ATGGCACAACTTCAACTGCCACTTCCGAGTCAAACTCCGACTCGTCAACTCACCTCTCGCTTAAATTTAGCGGTGGCTCAAAGCTTCGTCGGCAAGCGTTTTAAGCTTCAAGAACGCGGTTCTACTTTTACAACCGAGTTACGTGCCGGTACAGCCACGTTTCTCACCATGGCCTACATTCTTGCCGTCAACGCCACCATCATAGCTGACTCCGGTGGCACCTGCTCTGTTTCCGATTGCACCCCTCACTGCTCTCACGCCAAAATTCCCCTGGCCCAATGCCCCACCAACCTTCTTATCCAACCCGACTCCTCATGCAAGTACCCGCCCGTCAACCCTGGTTACGCAGCGTGTGTTGAACGCACGCGCCGTGATCTCATCGTGGCCACTGTCATATCCTCTCTCGTGGGGTCCACCATAATGGGCGTCTTCGCCAACCTTCCATTGGCGCTCGCGCCAGGCATGGGCGCCAACGCATACTTCGCCTACTCCGTCGTCGGATATCACGGGTCGGGTTCAATACCCTACCGAACCGCATTAACAGCTATCTTCTTAGAAGgcttaatttttcttctaatatcGGCCGTTGGATTCCGCACCAAACTGGCGAAACTCGTTCCCAAACCCGTCCGAGTTTCCTCCTCTGCCGGAATCGGTCTCTTCCTGGCCTTCATTGGGCTTCAGAGCAACGAAGGCATTGGACTCGTCGGGTTCAGCCCATCAACACTCATCACACTCGGAGCCTGCCCGAAAGACAAACTAACAGCGTTAGCTCCCGTCACAACAATCAACGGAACCGTTAGTTTAATCCCTGGCGGCAACGTCTCCGACAAGATACTATGTTCGGGGAGCCGCATGGAGAGTCCCACCCTATGGCTGGGTCTTGTTGGGTTCGTCATCATAGCTTATTGCCTGATGAAGAACATAAAGGGCGCTATGATATACGGCATCGTTTTCGTGACCGTGATCTCGTGGTTCAGGAACACGCCAGTTACGGTGTTCCCCAACACTGAGTTCGGCGACGAGGGTTACAATTACTTCAAAAAGGTTGTTGACGTGCACGTGATTAAATCCACGGCGGGGGCGCTTAGTTTTGCTCACATGGGGAAAGGTGCATTCTGGGAGGCACTGTTCACGTTCCTGTACGTTGATATATTGGACACGACAGGGACTTTATATTCGATGGCTAGATTCGCGGGGTTTCTCGACATGAACGGTGATTTCGAGGGTCAGTATTTCGCGTTCATGTCCGACGCTTCGTCTATCGTGGTGGGGTCGTTGCTGGGCACGTCACCAGTGACGGCGTTCATCGAATCCTCGACGGGGATACGCGAGGGGGGACGGACGGGGCTGACGGCGATAACGGTGGCGGGGTATTTTTTTTTGGCGTTCTTTTTCACACCGTTGCTGGCTTCCATTCCGGCGTGGGCGGTGGGGCCGCCGCTGATCTTGGTGGgggtgatgatgatgaaatgTGTGACGGAGATTGATTGGGAGGATATGAGGGAAGCGATACCGGCGTTTGTGACGATTCTGATGATGCCGTTAACCTACTCTATAGCTTATGGGTTGATCGGAGGCATTGGAACGTATGTTGTGTTGCATGCGTGGGAGTGGGGAGAGAAATTGATGAGGGAATGCGTGAGcaaggggaagaagaagaactttAAGGATGCTTCATCCAATCTCAACGTAAATGCAATGACAAACACAAACGCTCGTGTTGTAGATCACCATGAACTAGAACATGATAAAGCTATTCAAGTATAA